The following are encoded together in the Methylomonas methanica MC09 genome:
- a CDS encoding toll/interleukin-1 receptor domain-containing protein, with the protein MNKIFISYRRDDSAGYSGRLADRLALSFGDQQIFRDFEDIDPGQNFAESIQTSLSGADVFLVVIGPHWLQVTDRNGLRRLDNAEDFVRLEIETALQRDIQIIPILVNGAKMPRTSDLPASLSTLIYRQAVELSDSRWEQDVGKLIAYIKNYVKPAKNSWNVRRIAVYIVTALLALTGTAVWLSRQPADFSGQWYFDSGDYLLITQQDKQVKIERIDVTLQNVFERGEGQVDGRRLTFNLEPVYSDRFKHRGIVKKSWNGQALAGELIEVFSDKHEALVLEKQPRPQSNNQP; encoded by the coding sequence ATGAACAAAATCTTTATTTCCTATCGCCGGGACGATAGCGCCGGTTATTCCGGCCGCTTGGCCGACCGGCTGGCGTTAAGCTTTGGCGACCAGCAGATTTTCCGGGATTTCGAGGATATCGATCCCGGCCAGAATTTCGCCGAATCCATCCAGACCAGCTTATCCGGCGCGGATGTATTTTTAGTAGTGATAGGTCCGCATTGGTTGCAGGTAACGGACCGCAATGGCCTGCGTCGGCTGGATAACGCCGAGGATTTTGTACGGCTGGAAATCGAAACGGCCTTGCAGCGCGATATTCAGATCATTCCGATTCTGGTCAACGGCGCAAAGATGCCGCGCACGTCGGACTTACCGGCCAGTCTTTCCACGCTGATTTACCGACAGGCCGTTGAGTTAAGCGACAGCCGCTGGGAACAGGATGTCGGCAAGCTGATCGCTTATATTAAAAATTACGTCAAACCGGCTAAAAACAGCTGGAACGTGCGCCGAATAGCGGTTTATATCGTAACTGCCCTGCTGGCCCTGACCGGCACGGCGGTTTGGCTAAGCCGGCAGCCGGCGGATTTTTCCGGGCAATGGTATTTTGATAGCGGCGATTATTTGTTGATCACCCAGCAGGACAAACAGGTGAAAATCGAACGCATCGACGTCACCCTGCAAAACGTTTTCGAACGCGGCGAAGGTCAGGTGGACGGCCGCCGTTTGACCTTTAATCTGGAACCGGTTTACAGCGACCGCTTTAAACACCGGGGTATCGTGAAAAAATCCTGGAACGGCCAAGCCCTGGCGGGCGAATTGATTGAAGTGTTTTCCGATAAACACGAGGCGCTGGTTTTGGAAAAACAACCCCGACCGCAAAGCAATAATCAACCCTGA
- a CDS encoding beta-class carbonic anhydrase → MSKILNEVLHANRNYRADFDKGDLPMPPGRRFAILTCMDARLDPAKYAGLSEGDAHVIRNAGGRASDDAIRSLVISYKLLGTREWFVIHHTDCGMETFTNEIMSDLLSKSLKTASIDSSGWHDSCEGPGSTDGKFINWLTIKDQAESVTEDVVRIKSHPLVPADIPVYGFIYDVKSGQLIEVPSATAAGRVE, encoded by the coding sequence ATGAGCAAAATACTGAACGAAGTTTTACACGCCAACCGCAACTACCGCGCGGACTTTGACAAAGGCGACTTACCGATGCCGCCCGGCCGGCGGTTTGCCATTTTGACCTGCATGGACGCGCGCCTGGACCCGGCCAAATATGCCGGCCTGTCCGAAGGCGACGCGCATGTGATTCGCAACGCCGGCGGCCGTGCCAGCGACGACGCCATCCGCTCATTGGTGATTTCCTACAAACTGCTCGGCACTCGCGAATGGTTTGTGATTCACCACACCGACTGCGGCATGGAAACCTTCACCAACGAAATCATGAGCGATTTGTTAAGCAAAAGCCTGAAGACCGCCAGTATAGACAGCAGCGGCTGGCATGACAGCTGCGAAGGCCCGGGTTCTACGGACGGTAAATTTATCAACTGGCTCACTATCAAAGATCAAGCAGAGAGTGTCACCGAAGATGTGGTACGAATTAAATCTCATCCGCTGGTACCGGCGGATATTCCGGTCTACGGATTTATTTATGATGTTAAATCCGGCCAACTTATTGAAGTACCTTCGGCCACGGCGGCCGGGCGCGTCGAGTAA
- a CDS encoding GNAT family N-acetyltransferase translates to MSKDIRIQRLSGEALVQYIPELARLRIEVFRDFPYLYDGDYEYEKKYLQTYINCPESVIVLAFDGDAIIGASTAIPLKYETAEVKKPFIENGYNPDQVFYCGESVLNKAYRGLGIGVKFFEQREAHAEDLGGFKHITFCCVERPADHPRRPADYVPLDAFWNKRGYVKHPELQTTYSWKDLDEAFETPKPMTFWLKEEHA, encoded by the coding sequence ATGAGCAAAGATATCCGCATACAGCGTTTAAGCGGCGAGGCATTGGTGCAATACATCCCCGAGCTGGCCCGCCTCCGTATCGAAGTATTCCGCGACTTTCCGTACCTGTACGACGGCGATTACGAGTACGAAAAGAAGTATCTGCAAACCTACATCAATTGTCCGGAAAGCGTGATTGTGCTGGCTTTCGACGGCGATGCCATCATCGGCGCCTCCACCGCCATTCCGTTGAAGTACGAAACAGCCGAAGTCAAGAAACCGTTCATTGAAAACGGCTACAACCCGGACCAGGTGTTTTATTGCGGGGAATCGGTGCTGAACAAGGCCTATCGCGGCCTGGGCATCGGCGTGAAGTTTTTCGAACAACGCGAAGCCCATGCCGAGGATTTGGGCGGCTTCAAACACATCACCTTCTGCTGCGTCGAGCGCCCGGCCGACCACCCGCGCCGTCCGGCCGATTATGTACCACTGGATGCGTTCTGGAACAAGCGCGGTTATGTCAAACATCCGGAACTGCAAACCACCTACAGCTGGAAAGACCTCGACGAAGCCTTTGAAACCCCCAAACCCATGACCTTTTGGTTAAAGGAAGAGCATGCCTAA
- a CDS encoding SDR family NAD(P)-dependent oxidoreductase, whose amino-acid sequence MARPKAALVLGVGPVSGLGSALAKRFATAGLQVFIAGRSPSKLALVAQAITGQGGAATPVIADATLETDVVRLLATVAEAGFDLEIAAYNVDSNIPAPLLETDLETFTKLWQQNSLGAFLFGREAIKHMLPRQRGTLIFTGATASLRAKPPFTAFAAAKAGVRALAQGMAREFGPQGIHVVHAVIDGVIDGDRARNQFPKFVEAKGQDGLLQASAIAETYWQLHCQHPSAWTHEIDLRPFKEAF is encoded by the coding sequence ATGGCCAGGCCAAAAGCGGCACTGGTACTGGGCGTGGGGCCGGTTTCGGGTCTGGGCTCGGCGCTGGCAAAGCGTTTCGCCACCGCCGGTTTGCAGGTATTTATTGCTGGCCGCAGTCCATCGAAACTGGCTTTAGTGGCGCAAGCCATTACCGGGCAAGGCGGCGCGGCCACCCCTGTCATTGCTGATGCGACCCTGGAAACCGACGTCGTGCGTTTGCTGGCAACGGTGGCGGAAGCCGGCTTCGATCTGGAGATTGCCGCCTACAATGTAGACAGCAATATTCCGGCGCCGTTACTGGAAACCGATCTGGAAACCTTTACCAAACTGTGGCAACAAAACAGCCTGGGGGCATTTTTGTTTGGCCGGGAAGCGATCAAACACATGTTGCCACGGCAACGTGGTACATTGATTTTCACCGGTGCCACCGCCTCCTTGCGCGCTAAACCGCCCTTTACCGCGTTTGCGGCAGCCAAAGCCGGGGTACGCGCCTTGGCGCAAGGCATGGCGAGGGAATTCGGCCCGCAAGGCATCCACGTGGTACATGCCGTCATTGATGGCGTCATTGACGGCGACCGGGCACGCAACCAATTTCCAAAGTTTGTGGAAGCCAAAGGCCAGGACGGTTTGCTACAGGCTTCGGCCATTGCCGAAACCTACTGGCAGCTGCATTGTCAGCATCCGAGCGCCTGGACTCACGAAATCGATCTACGCCCCTTTAAGGAGGCTTTTTGA
- a CDS encoding sigma 54-interacting transcriptional regulator: MNEHDFSQISPVFFLQTFIMELMHACEQEGDGYCESLIERIAKSAGQYFEQTYRDEYGKQLELDRESYIDLILGLKNRIGGNFSLASVENSTITVVNSRCPFGDGVSNFPELCRMTSSVFGGIAARNFGYAKVEIKKSIARQHGGCEVCIHTDCNAAEGKPGLEYRRQDQPDAKKEMLALHSLIEERMRNVWWSKPKQHAVKPAPVIIAKSPAMQKVLQHVEVVAPTRATVLISGETGVGKELIARAVHAMSERGHKPFIAINCGTIPESLIESALFGHEKGAFTGAVEVHQGFFERAEGGTLFLDEVDTLSPAAQTGLLRVLQEGEMERVGGKHTLSVDVRIIAASNRQLEQHVEQGLFRKDLFYRLNVVRLWIPPLAQRPEDLPHLVQLILKRLHDKYGKNVETVSRDVMGRIRAYHWPGNVRELENTLERSVLFCKGNELIHLDLDRKHQPDAVTDWNAFKQQTLAEAERSFLSQALQTYKGDIKQVAAAMELTPRAIYGKLKKYQLDARKYRG, from the coding sequence ATGAACGAGCACGATTTCTCCCAGATTTCCCCGGTATTTTTCCTGCAAACCTTCATCATGGAATTAATGCACGCTTGCGAACAGGAAGGCGACGGTTATTGCGAATCCTTGATCGAAAGGATCGCCAAAAGTGCCGGGCAATATTTCGAACAGACCTACCGTGACGAATACGGTAAACAGCTTGAATTGGACAGGGAAAGCTATATCGATTTGATCCTGGGGTTGAAGAACCGGATTGGCGGCAATTTTTCCCTGGCCTCGGTGGAAAACAGCACCATTACCGTAGTGAACAGCCGTTGCCCGTTCGGGGATGGCGTATCCAATTTTCCAGAGCTGTGTCGCATGACATCCAGCGTGTTCGGCGGCATCGCCGCCCGTAACTTCGGCTACGCCAAGGTGGAGATCAAAAAAAGTATCGCCCGCCAGCATGGCGGTTGTGAAGTGTGTATTCACACCGACTGCAACGCTGCCGAAGGTAAGCCGGGTTTGGAATACCGCCGGCAGGATCAGCCGGATGCTAAAAAAGAGATGCTGGCTTTGCACTCCTTAATAGAAGAACGCATGCGCAACGTCTGGTGGAGCAAACCCAAGCAGCATGCCGTCAAGCCGGCGCCGGTGATTATCGCCAAATCGCCGGCCATGCAAAAAGTGTTGCAACACGTGGAAGTGGTGGCGCCGACCCGGGCCACGGTGCTAATCAGCGGCGAGACCGGGGTGGGCAAGGAACTGATTGCCCGTGCGGTACATGCCATGAGCGAACGCGGCCACAAGCCGTTTATCGCCATCAATTGCGGCACCATACCGGAGAGCCTGATCGAAAGCGCCTTGTTCGGGCATGAGAAGGGCGCGTTTACCGGCGCGGTGGAAGTGCATCAGGGTTTTTTCGAACGGGCCGAAGGCGGCACTTTGTTTCTGGACGAGGTGGATACCTTGTCGCCCGCCGCGCAGACCGGCTTGTTGCGGGTGTTGCAGGAAGGCGAAATGGAACGCGTCGGCGGCAAGCATACCTTGAGCGTGGACGTGCGCATCATCGCCGCCAGTAACCGGCAACTGGAACAGCATGTCGAACAGGGTTTGTTCCGAAAGGATCTGTTTTACCGTTTGAACGTGGTGCGCTTATGGATTCCGCCCTTGGCGCAGCGTCCGGAGGATTTGCCGCATTTGGTACAGCTGATTTTGAAGCGTCTGCACGATAAGTACGGCAAAAACGTCGAGACGGTAAGCCGGGACGTGATGGGGCGGATTCGCGCCTATCATTGGCCCGGTAATGTACGCGAGTTGGAAAACACCCTGGAGCGTAGCGTATTGTTTTGTAAAGGCAACGAGTTGATTCATCTTGACTTGGACCGCAAGCATCAGCCTGATGCCGTCACGGATTGGAACGCCTTTAAACAACAGACCTTGGCGGAAGCCGAGCGGAGTTTTTTAAGCCAAGCGCTGCAAACTTATAAAGGCGACATCAAACAAGTGGCGGCGGCAATGGAATTAACCCCGCGAGCGATTTACGGAAAACTGAAGAAATATCAACTGGACGCCCGCAAGTATCGTGGCTGA
- a CDS encoding carbon-nitrogen hydrolase family protein → MPKIASAQYDITFLETWENFATKIHRWVAEAADNRADILLFPEYACMELASLFPKEVYSSLSGQLEALQTLLPDYLNLFKTLAVEHRVYIQAGTFPVKHDNGEFHNHAYFFSPHGEVDYQEKLTMTRFENEQWHISRGLEIKLFDTEFGKVAINICYDSEFPHYARMQAERGATLILVPSCTDTEAGYYRVRIGCQARALENQCYVVQASLVGDADWSEAVDVNRGASAIYTPVDKGFPNNGILAIGEYNQTQWVYAELDMAAVDTVRREGQVFNFRDWPKQFDCQ, encoded by the coding sequence ATGCCTAAGATTGCCAGCGCCCAATACGACATCACTTTCTTGGAAACCTGGGAAAATTTCGCGACCAAAATCCACCGCTGGGTAGCGGAAGCGGCGGACAACCGGGCCGACATTTTGCTGTTTCCGGAATACGCCTGCATGGAACTGGCTTCGCTGTTTCCGAAAGAGGTCTATTCCTCGCTGTCCGGCCAGCTCGAGGCCCTACAAACCCTGCTGCCGGATTATTTAAACCTGTTCAAAACCCTGGCCGTCGAACACCGGGTTTACATTCAGGCCGGCACCTTCCCGGTCAAACACGACAACGGCGAATTCCACAACCACGCCTATTTCTTTTCACCGCACGGCGAAGTGGATTATCAGGAAAAGCTGACCATGACCCGTTTCGAAAACGAGCAATGGCATATCAGCCGGGGTCTGGAAATTAAGCTATTCGACACCGAGTTCGGCAAGGTGGCGATCAACATCTGCTACGACAGCGAATTTCCGCACTATGCCCGGATGCAAGCCGAACGCGGCGCCACTCTGATTTTAGTGCCGAGTTGCACCGACACCGAAGCCGGATATTACCGGGTGCGCATCGGCTGCCAAGCCCGCGCTCTGGAAAACCAATGTTATGTGGTGCAGGCTTCCCTGGTCGGCGATGCCGACTGGTCGGAAGCCGTGGACGTCAACCGCGGTGCGTCGGCCATTTACACGCCGGTCGACAAAGGCTTTCCTAACAACGGCATTTTGGCCATCGGCGAGTACAACCAAACCCAGTGGGTTTACGCCGAACTGGACATGGCCGCCGTCGACACCGTGCGCCGGGAAGGACAGGTGTTTAATTTCCGGGACTGGCCCAAGCAGTTCGACTGCCAATAA
- a CDS encoding reverse transcriptase family protein: MLIKPTYLHKPIGSIESLAKSLGLSKEDLIELASNSNEYFFIAKKVEKPDKSIRLTYDVKPRLKQIHEKICCNLLKKVNYPDYIQGGVRGKSYLSNCQNHTHKKIVIKEDVSNFFPSISKKIIHEVWAGFFHFPSDVSELLSELVTFNGYLVQGGKASGFLCNLVLYDRESKLVEEFSKKGFKYTRFVDDITISCLRNITKDEQTYIIRKTYGLLKSIEVNPNKRKHKIMSNGVQQQLHGVNLNTNKPTLPKAERKKIEAAVFQCEKAHSENSNSIQYIKQFNSAMGRVNTMKRMHPKAGQALLERLCKIKPQINSRTFEQKHRLEIFRNLVN; the protein is encoded by the coding sequence ATGTTGATAAAGCCGACTTACCTTCATAAGCCAATTGGTAGTATTGAGTCACTCGCCAAATCATTAGGGTTATCAAAAGAAGACCTTATTGAGCTTGCATCTAATTCTAATGAATATTTTTTTATTGCAAAAAAGGTTGAAAAACCAGACAAATCTATTCGTCTAACATACGATGTTAAGCCTAGACTAAAACAAATTCACGAAAAAATTTGTTGTAATTTGTTAAAAAAAGTCAATTATCCTGATTATATTCAAGGTGGCGTAAGAGGTAAGTCATATCTTTCTAATTGCCAAAATCACACACATAAAAAAATAGTCATTAAAGAAGATGTTTCAAATTTTTTTCCTTCTATAAGTAAAAAAATTATTCATGAAGTATGGGCTGGGTTTTTTCATTTCCCTTCTGATGTATCTGAATTATTGTCAGAGCTTGTAACTTTTAATGGTTACTTAGTGCAGGGAGGAAAAGCAAGTGGTTTTTTATGCAATTTAGTCCTTTATGATAGAGAATCAAAATTAGTTGAAGAGTTTTCAAAAAAAGGATTTAAATATACTAGATTTGTTGATGATATTACAATTTCCTGCCTAAGGAATATCACTAAAGACGAACAGACATATATTATAAGAAAAACATATGGCTTGCTAAAAAGCATTGAAGTAAATCCAAATAAAAGAAAACATAAAATAATGTCCAATGGAGTGCAGCAACAACTTCATGGCGTTAACTTAAATACAAATAAACCAACATTACCCAAAGCCGAAAGAAAAAAAATTGAAGCTGCTGTTTTTCAGTGCGAAAAAGCTCATAGTGAAAACTCCAACTCTATCCAGTATATTAAGCAATTTAACAGTGCTATGGGGCGAGTAAACACAATGAAACGAATGCATCCTAAAGCGGGTCAGGCATTATTAGAAAGATTATGTAAGATTAAGCCACAAATCAACTCGAGAACTTTTGAACAAAAGCATCGGTTAGAAATATTTCGCAATTTAGTTAATTAA
- the blaOXA gene encoding class D beta-lactamase, whose product MKRFSHLRVCLKFVVLIFVSLVVAETVADDQTIARLFVQRNVEGTLVLSSLRGGQTFVHNTFRAQQRFAAASTFKIFNTLISLEEQVISGKDAPLKWDGHIYDIPDWNRDQTLETAFKVSCVWCFQELARRIGSETYRNYIRSAKYGLLHEPFNQTEFWLDGDLEISAIEQVDFLKKVYTRSLPFSPATYETLRQIMRVEQTPAYSLWAKTGWATRINPQVGWYVGYVETLSDVWFFAANMVIHDQKDLPLRRQLTLDALKASGVIQ is encoded by the coding sequence ATGAAAAGATTTAGTCACTTACGCGTCTGCCTGAAATTCGTAGTCCTGATTTTTGTCAGCTTGGTCGTGGCTGAAACTGTTGCGGACGATCAGACGATTGCCCGGCTGTTTGTTCAGCGCAATGTTGAAGGTACCCTGGTACTGTCATCGCTACGCGGCGGGCAAACCTTCGTACATAACACGTTTCGCGCGCAGCAACGGTTCGCGGCCGCCTCCACGTTCAAAATATTCAATACCCTGATTTCACTGGAAGAACAGGTCATTTCAGGAAAGGACGCGCCGTTGAAGTGGGACGGGCATATTTACGATATTCCCGATTGGAATCGCGATCAGACTTTGGAAACCGCCTTTAAAGTGTCCTGTGTCTGGTGTTTTCAAGAATTGGCGCGGCGGATTGGCTCTGAGACCTACCGTAACTATATTCGCAGTGCTAAGTATGGCTTGTTGCACGAACCGTTTAACCAGACCGAGTTCTGGTTGGATGGGGATCTTGAGATCAGTGCGATTGAGCAAGTCGATTTTCTGAAGAAAGTCTATACGCGTTCTCTGCCGTTTAGTCCGGCAACATACGAAACGCTCAGGCAAATCATGCGGGTGGAGCAAACCCCTGCGTACTCCCTGTGGGCCAAAACCGGCTGGGCTACTCGTATAAATCCACAGGTCGGTTGGTACGTGGGTTATGTCGAAACACTAAGCGATGTTTGGTTTTTCGCCGCGAACATGGTGATCCACGATCAAAAGGATTTACCGTTGCGCCGGCAGCTGACGCTGGATGCGTTAAAAGCAAGCGGTGTGATCCAGTAA
- a CDS encoding DUF938 domain-containing protein, producing MSDKPPLNPHPLSEYVAWAGNRNREPILGVLKEKLPKQKGRVLEMASGSGMHINFFASHFDHLHFHPTDRDKEVFDNIKKLTSDHANDNIADPVHLDLTEPDSWFNPGDKNSFDAIFCINIFQVAPITIADGMMECAAHLLNDDGILLIYGPFRVEGRFTTESNEEFHKTLSSYSVPEWGLKDVADLKKAAANHGMVLKEIIDMPANNFALIFGRG from the coding sequence ATGAGCGATAAACCACCTTTAAATCCGCATCCCCTTAGCGAATATGTAGCCTGGGCCGGCAACCGCAACCGCGAACCTATTTTGGGCGTGTTGAAAGAGAAGCTGCCCAAACAAAAAGGCCGGGTGCTGGAAATGGCCAGCGGTAGCGGCATGCATATCAATTTCTTTGCTTCGCACTTCGACCACTTACACTTTCATCCTACTGATAGAGATAAGGAAGTGTTCGACAATATCAAAAAACTGACTTCGGATCATGCCAACGACAATATCGCCGACCCGGTACACCTGGATTTAACCGAACCGGACAGTTGGTTCAACCCCGGCGACAAAAACAGTTTCGACGCCATTTTTTGCATCAACATTTTCCAGGTGGCGCCGATTACCATTGCCGACGGCATGATGGAGTGCGCGGCACATCTATTGAACGATGACGGCATTTTATTGATCTACGGGCCATTCAGAGTGGAAGGCCGCTTCACCACCGAATCCAACGAAGAATTTCACAAAACTCTGTCGTCGTACTCGGTGCCGGAATGGGGCCTAAAGGATGTGGCAGACTTGAAAAAAGCCGCCGCCAACCACGGTATGGTATTAAAAGAAATCATCGATATGCCGGCCAATAACTTCGCTTTAATTTTCGGCCGCGGCTGA